The bacterium DNA segment TGGGTCATAATCTATTTGGTCGTAGAAACTTTTTCTCACTATTATCCATTTAATTTGAGGGTTACTTATTGTTTCTTCCAGACTCTTATAATTTCCCCCTGTCCAAAAAGGTAGTTTTCCAATTTCAATAAATAAGTATATATTGCTTGCATAGGCAATGTCATATTGAGTAAGAACCAATTCATTTGGCTTAATAGACTTTTTAAGATATGAAGTTGCCTCTTTAAATCCTTTTTCTCCATAGCAATATCTAGTAGAATAAATTGCCTTTTTTTGTATCAAATCAAGACTTATATTTGCAGAGATTAATGATAGAAAAGTTCCTAATGTTATAACCTTTAATAAATTATAATCTCTCTTAATAATCTTTATTATACTTATTACACCTATAAAAAGTATTAAATAAGAGAGAATTGATAGAAGGTTTTTTGTCACTATGATTTTTAATTTAATTGGATTAGCCATTACACCTGATTTTAGAGCAAAAGGTGACAAAAGTGGATTACCTACTACAAATAGGCAATATATAGTACTCAAAAGAATTAAACAAATAGATAACATCACCTCTTTTTGGGTAAATTTAAGATGTTGGATGACAAATACTGATATTACAATCGAGAAAGCAGGTAACATCGGATGATGATAAAGTATAAATCCTGCACCATGTATTTTAGTTAAAATAAAGATAATAAAAATAATGCTTCCATATAGAATTAATAAGTCAATCAACATTAATTCTTTATTTTTAAAGTATCTCTTTATCGCTTCTACAAGACTAAAGATTATTATGAGTATAAAAAATGGTGATGTCCAGAAGACTACATTTCTCAATACTGCAAATGATACCAATAAATCTTTTAACATATTAGATGGCAAAGATACTTTATTTAGAAGAGGACCAAAGTTATGTTCAAATGGTGTCCAAAATGGATAAGAAAATAACTTACAATATAATCCCCAGGTAAATAAAAATAGACAACTTCCCAGACTAAAGATAATTAATGGTTGAACTATAGCTTTTTTAAAATCTCTATTAATTATATGATATAGGAAAATAGTTGGTAATAATAGAAGTGCGTGAAATTTTACCCATAATAACACTCCAAATAAAATACCAGGTAAAATATTATTTTTGTAACTATATTTTTTAATTCCAGATTTGATAAAAAGTAAAAGAAATAAGGTTGAGAGTGGTGTGAGAAGAGTTGTGCACATCACTAAACTACCTTGAATTACCGCAGGATTTATCGAAAATAAAAATATAGCAACTCCTCCTATCAGAAAAACTTTGTCATTGTCTTTGAAGACTTCCTTTGAGATTAGATAAATTAAGAGTAAATTACATAAAAAGCAAAAAATCTGAATTAACCGAACACTGAAATCCGCTCCATAGAATAGTTTTAAAAATAAGGCTATTATATATGCATGTAGCAACGGATGTGTATGAGGATAAGGACCAAAATTTATCCCCTGGTGATAATAAGGCACTCCATTAAAAATGATACCTTTACCCAGGAGGAGATGTTCTAATTCATCTGTGATAAAAGGTGTATTGGTAAATGGTAGAATTAAAAAAAAATATATTATTAGACTTATTATGGATAGGATAATAAATATTAGATGGGGCTTTTTTATTGTAGGAATTGAATTCATCTTGATACTTTCCTTTTTTTGATATAAAGATAATAACCGAATATCCCAATTATAAGAAATAATGAAAGCCCTATTAGACCATATATTAGCTGATTATACATTGAATCAAAAATTCTAAGATAATGTTCAACAGGTAATGTTTTTTTCCAACCCATGTAATAAACTTCTTCAGTGAGATGGTCTCCAAAGGATATAAAAAAATCTTTCCAGATGGTTAAAATTGCTATTAACCCACTACAAAGAATCGCTCCAAAACTACCTATTGGTACAATATATGTTTTTATATTTATATTATCCCAACTTCGCCGCTTTAAAAAATAAGTCTTGTATTATCAACAACTTACAGAGTAGAGAGGTTGAGTTTTGGCACTACAGTATGAATCCCCACAAAATGATTTGACTGTTTTCCCTAGTTGATAAGGTAACTCCAAGGCATTATAAATCTCTTGATGAGATAATTCAGCCTTTGAGGATTTTCTTATCTGCATCAATTGACCATCCTTCCTTTTCAGCGTTGTGGTTATCCGGACTTGCCTCGACAATATCTGGCGAATCCTTGACCAACTATCTTGTATCCCTTTTCGTCGTCCCTTGAAACGAATGGTCTGTCCAATATGATAAGCAATCACCGTAATAAAAAGATGCCCATCTACTCTCTCCTCTTTCTGAGGGATGGGATGGGTTAATTGGCTAATGATAGATTGGGTAGAGGATTATAATAGTTTGTCATCGCGAATTATTCAGCCACAGATAAACACGGATGAAACACTGAAGATTCGTGAATCGTGTCCGTTTTTCGTGTCCGTAATTAGGCTCAAGGTTGAAGGCAAATTCAGGTATAGTGCCTCGTGTCTCCTATCCTTCTCCGCTTCTCCCTTTCTCATCTGTCCTCTGCCTTCTATCTTCTATCCTCTACTATTTATCCGTGTCAATCTGTGTCAATCAGTGGCTGAACAGTTACGATAATTGTTTTTCTACAGCCATTAATATCCGTTCCGGGGTAATTTGTGCCATACAGTTATAGAATGGGCATTTTTGTAATCTGCACCGTTTATATTGGCATTTTATCTCATCAGGCATAAGCACTGTATGTCCTTCTCCCGGAGGTCCCCATTTAGCCGAGCTTTGAGTGCGAATGGGTGGAAATAAAGCTATTACTGGCTTACCCAGCCCGGCCGCGATGTGCATTGGTCCGGTGCTGGGTCCAATAAAAAGATGATAAAATGAATACACAGCCATTAATTGTCCCAGAGTCGTCTGGCCGGCTAAATTAACTGGTTGAGAGTATGTTTGAGGCAATATTCTCTCCACCTCTTCTTTACTTCCACTTAACACGACCTTTACCCCGTATTTTTCACTCAAAAGGTCAATTAAACGACCATACAGATGCTCAGGCCAATTTAAAGCAGACCCCCCACTCCCAGGATGGATACCAATTAAAGGAATGGTATTCCCTACCTGATATTTTTCCAATAAAGATTGAGCGTATTCTTTATCTTCTTTCTTTATCTGTAGTCGAATTTTTTCTCTTACAGATTGAACACCCGCTTTTTCAACTAATTTCAGGCAATAGTCCATTTCATGATGAACAATTTTTGTGCGGTGAATATATGCCTTCTGGTTAAATAAGATACCAACTGGTTTATATCCTGTTCCTATTCGCCAGGGTATACCACTTAACCAACAGAGCCAGCCATTTCGCCAATTTGGATAAAGAACTATTGCCAGGTCAAATCTTTTTTCTGCTATCTGCCGGGCTAATTCAAACACATCCTGATTCCGGTCAATAATTATCTCATCTATATCGGGATTATTCCATAAAATCTCCTGCGTATATTCCCGAATTAAAACCCCAATATGAGCATCAGGATAACCTTTTCTTAAGGATGCTATCGCGGGTAGACTTAAGATTAAATCACCTATTCGGTCATTTCTTACCACAAGTATCTTTTTTACCTTGCCGCTATTTTCTAATTTAGTCATTTTGGATTTTGAATTTTTGAGTGGGTCATTTCCCACAATTTAGCATACTTTACTAATCGATGAAAAGAGGAAAAGATTGCCCATAAAAAGCCTTGAGTCCCATCTAAAAATCCTAATTTAAAAATATATCGGCTAATGAAATCTACGCAGGAAAGTAAAATTTGTAGCGTAAATATTACTTTTTCTCCCTGGTTAAATTTTTTTAAAGCCTCAATACCGGAATATTGATTAAACCTTTCGAAATAATCTCTAATATCTTTGTAACTAAAATGAAGGATATAATTTTTAAAATAGCCTATTTCTCCATCAATAAACAGGTCTTCATGAACCAGGGCTTGAGTAAATTTAGCCTTTTGTCTTTTGAACAACCGGATATGTTTTTCGTGACCACAGCCGCCATATCGCAATTCTCTGCCAAGCCAGTAGAATTTAAACGGAATGTAATACCCATCTTTATTTAGTTGGCTCTGGAGTATTTCATCTTTTAGTTGCGCTGTTACTCGTTCATCTGCATCAATGCTCAATACCCACTCTGATGTTGCCTTTTCTAAAGCAAATTGTTTTTGAAGACCGTATCCTTCCCATTTTCTCTGGATTATTTTATCCGTATATTCCTTACAAATCTCAACCGTTTTATCACTGCTTTTAGAATCCACAACCACTATTTCATCTGCCCATTTGACACTTTCTAAACAATCCTTGATATTCTCTTCTTCGTTATAGGTAATGATGATGACAGATATACCCAATTCCCTTTCTCCAAAATTATATTATCATAGAATTGTTGAACTGTCAATAAAAATGTTGCCAGCGGATGTGTGTAATAAAAAGGGGATAGAATTATTTTGGATTTTGGATTAAAATAAATTATTAAAGTAATCTTGCAATATCTTTTTATGGTCGAAGGCAAGGTTTTGGGGTAGGGTTTCTTGAGTGAAAACCCCTATTTGTTTGGCATCATCATCTGCTTTAGGTGTGCCCGTTGCTCTGGCGAGATAAACGGTGGTAATGGTGTGGTGTCTTGGGTCTCTTTCCGGATTTGAGTAAGTATGGAATTGTTTTATCAGCTGGACATCAAGTGAAGTTTCTTCTTTTGCCTCGCGGACGGCGGTTTGTTCTAAACTCTCACCATAATCAACAAATCCACCCGGAATTGCCCAGCCATAAGGTGGATTTTTGCGATTAATTAAAATAATCCCTTTATCTTCCAACTCAATGATTATATCAACTGTAGGAATAGGATTTTTATATCTTTTTTGTCTCACTTGACTATAATCCCCGCATAACCCACGACTTGTTGATAATCTCCTGTTGTCTCACCTGAGGTCGTGTATTTGACCAGTTCTGCCTCTTTAGCCCCTAATTCTTTAGCCGCAACTAACATAATCACCGCCGGGATGTATCCACACATAGTAATATGGAAGATATGGACATTTTCCAGAAGTATCTCTTCGTCTAATTTTAAGATAGAATCAATGGCTATTTTATCCTTGCGCTGGGCATCCTCATGAGACTCATAATGAGTCATATCTGATGAGGCAATTATGACTACCTTTTTTGAGAGATTTTTAAGGATTTTACCTATCTCAAGTCCTAACTGTTTATAATCCTCATCTCTGGAATGACTTACGCAAATTGGGACGATTTGAAAGGCATTTTCTTTAAATAGAACCTGAAGAAAAGGAAGTTGAACTTCAATTGAATGTTCGTAAAGATGGGCAAGATGGTCTTCTTGCAGATGTTTTGACGAAGATAGAAGTTGGTCAGCGAGCTGGAAATCAATCGGAACACTCCCTAATGCTGTTTCCCAAATACCTTTAGTCATAATCGCAAATGGTTTGCCGTAGCCAGTATGATTTGGGCATAGAATAATAAAGGTTTGAGCAGGTTTAATCCTTGAATAAACTGCCCCAGCCGTAGAGCCAGAATAGATATAACCAGCATGTGGGGCAATTAACCCGATAACCTCTTCCTGAACAGCATCAGCTATGAGATAGTTTTTTATCTCCTCTTCCAACCTTTCTGGATTCCCTGGATAAAACTGTCCTGCGACTACAGGTCTTCTTATCATTTCTACCTCCTCCTATAGGGTTTCACGAAATTAAAAGCAAGTAACTGTTAACTAATTACCATTTACCAAAATATAAGGATACCATATCTTGCTATATTTTGTCAAGAGGATAATTTTGAAACTTACCTATATCTCTGTAAACTTAAGGAATAATGGGAAATGGGGACGCACACAATTATCTTGACATTTTAGCTTCCGGAGTTTAAGGTATTATGCCACGGGTAGCGAGAATAATGATAGAAAACATTCCTTACCATGTCCCCCAACGAGGTAACAGGAGAGAGGATATATTTTTTGGAGATGAAGACCGCAAGAAGTATCTTGAATGGCTCAAGGTGTATTCAGAAAGATATGGATTAAAGATATGGGCGTATTGCTTGATGACAAACCATATCCATTTAGTAGTAGTTGCTTGTCATAAGGATTCCCTGGAAAAGACAATGCGTTCATTGCATACGAGGTATGCCATCCACATAAATCGTTCAAGGGATTGGAGTGGTCACCTTTGGCAAGGATGATATTTTTCCAGTGCTCTTGACGAAGGATATTTATGGGCGGCTGTGCGTTATGTAGAGCTAAATCCTGTGCGAGCTGGTATTATTCAAAATGCTGAAGATTATATGTGGTCAAGTGCTATGGCACATTGTGGGAAGAGAAAGGATAATATTCTTTCTTCTGATTTTCCTCCGGCAGGAGTAGTAATAGATTGGTTGGGATGGCTTAGAGAGAGAGGGAAGCAGGAGGATATAGACATATTAAAGCGAAATACACAGAAGGGGTTACCTACTGGAAGAGAATCTTTTATGGAAAAGGTTATGAATCGGTCATTGAAGTTTAGGCTTCCATGAAGACCAAGAAAAGTGGAAGAAAAAGATGAGTAAAAAATAGTGTGCGTCCCCTATTCTACTATGAAAATTTAGTCTTCAGAACTGGTTTCAGAAAATAATCCTTGACATTTATTGGGCAGAATTATATAATTTAAACAAATGGCTATAATTTTCTTACCCAAGCCTAAAACCGCAGGGAAGATGTCTATTGAGGAGGCAATTGCGCGGAGGCAGTCCATACGCAACTTCAGACAGGACCCACTTACACTCGAACAGTTATCCCAACTTCTCTGGTCAGCACAAGGAATAACTGAACAATTCCGTCGTGCTGTTCCTTCGGCTGGGGCAACTTATCCTTTAGAGGTTTTTGCCGTAATTGGCATAGTTGAAGGAATGAATTCTGGCGTGCATCATTATCATCCAATGAAACATAGCCTTGAGCTAATTAAAGAAGGGGATTTTAGAAGGGAATTAGCCTCAGCCGCACTTAATCAGGAATTCATTGCCTGTGCACCACTGGATATTGTTATTTGTGCCGAATATAGCCGAACAACCTTCAGATATGGCAGTCGTGGCGAAAAATATGTCTATATGGAGGTAGGTCATGCAGGACAAAATCTTTCTTTAATCGCAGAAACATTAGGATTAGGCACAGTCGTTATTGGCGCATTCATTGATGAGGAAGTAACCCGATGTTTAAGTCTGCCTAAAAAATTTGCCCCATTATATATTATGCCATTTGGCTATCCAGGATAAAAATGTATCCACTTATTATTATTGCCGGACCGACTGCGGTCGGTAAAACAGAATTAGCTCATCTGCTTGCTCAAAAATCAGGTGGAGAGATTATCTCTGCTGATTCAAGACAGGTATATCGCTATATGGACATTGGCACGGCAAAACCTGATAAACTTCTCTGTCAGGAACTTCCATATCATTTGATAGATATCGTTTATCCAGATGAAAATTGGACTGTGGCTGACTTTAAAGAAAAAGCAGAGGAAACAATTACTAAGGTTCATTCGCACAAACGGTTTCCTTTCTTAGTTGGCGGCACAGGATTATACATCAAGGCAATCACTACTGGCCTTTTTCCCTCTCCAGCCCCTTCTGCGACTATTCGCCATAATCTTCAACTCCAGCTGACCCAATTTGGCACCGCATACCTTTATGACAAACTTTGTCAGGTGGATAAAGAAAAGGCAGAAAAATTAAATCCAAATGATACCCGCAGAATAATTCGGGCATTAGAAGTATTCTATCAAACAGGAATACCCATCTCTCAACTTCAACAGCATAAAACTCAGAAAAAAGATTATAATCTTATTATGATTTGTTTAAATAAAGAGCGTGATAAGTTATATTGTCAGATTAATGAACGGGTAGATAGGATGATAAAACAAGGATTTGTGGAGGAAGTCCAATCTTTACTTAAAATGGGTTATAATGAAAATTTAATCGCTATGGAAGCCGTTGGGTATAAACAGATAATTAGTTATTTGAAAGGGGATTATGATTTAAATGAAACAATTGAAATGATAAAACAACAAACACGAAATTTTGCCAAACGCCAGCTTACATGGTTTCGTGCAGAAAAAAGATTTACCTGGTTTTCACCGAAAGATAAAGATAAAATCTATGAGTTTATTTTGAATTCACTAAAAATCAATTGACATCTTAAGATGTTTGTGTTATATTAATTTTATGTATCGAGTAAGAGTTGAGGCACAATTTTGTGCCGCACATAAAATAATAGGTCATCAAGATAAATGCTCCAAACTCCATGGACATAATTGGAATGTAGAAGTAATTGTGAGCAATGATAAACTAAATAAATCAGGGATGATTATCGATTTTGATGAATTAAAAGAGTGGACGAAAAAGGTCATTGAACCTTTAGACCATCAAAATCTGAACGAACTAAAACCTTTTTCAAATTCAAGCCCAACCGCAGAGGCAATTGCCCAATATCTTTATCTTGAACTACAAAAATTATTGAGTCAAGTCAAACTTGAAGAGGTAAAGGTCTGGGAAACGCCCACCTGCTGGGCATCTTATTCAAGGCAGGATTTTTATGGAGGCGAATGATGAGAGAATGTAATGTTGCCCAGAATAAAAAAGGGTGCACTTGCACCTATGACCCCTGTCCTCGGAAGGGTATTTGTTGCGAATGTATTCAATACCACTGGCGTATGAAACAACTACCAGGCTGTTTATTTCCACCAAATGTTGAAAGAACTTATGATAGGTCAATAGAAAAATTTATCCAGACATATCAAAGGTAGAAGTAAATAAATGAAAATAAAAGGTAACTGTTCACCGCAGAGACACAGAGACGCAGAGAAAAAAATTAAAATCTATGGATGAGACGCTTAACATCCCCGGGCAAGCTCTTGAGTACAACAACATTAAACTTGCCCTGATGAAAATCAGGAATGGATTAACAAATCTGGCTTGTCTGCTGAACATTCGGCAAGCAGGTCATAAGTATTTCAATGTCTGCATCAATAATCTTTTATGTGATCTAATTTATTTTTATGTTTTCTCTGTTCCTCTGCGTCTCTGCGGTAAATTACCACCTGAATTTTTCTACCGGAGGGAAGAACTATGCCAGAAAAGTTGTTGCTCGGTCAAATATTGGTAGAGGAAGGAGTGCTAACGAAAGAAGAACTCCATCAGGCATTGTTAGAGCAAAAGAAGTCTAACAAAAGATTAGGAAGAATATTGGTTGATTTGGGGTTTCTATCAGAAGAAATAATAATAGACCATTTAACTCATCAAATCACGGATATTTTGGAAGAATGTGAGGATATTACTTCTCATTTAGTCCGGAAATCACACGAGTTAATTAGAGAAAAACCCATAATTTATAAAAAAACTCCATTTAATCCATATCTTTCTGAATACACCTTGAGCCATTCAAGATACCTCTTGCGGTCTTCGTCTCCAAAAAATATATCCTCTCTCCTGTTACCTCGTTGGGTTACATGGTAAGGAATGTTTTCTATCATTATTCTCGCTACCCGTGGCATAATACCTTATATTATATAACTCCGGAAGCTAAAATGTCAAGATAATTGTGTGCGTCCCCCATTTTCACACACATTTTCAACCAAAATGTCAAGATAATTGTGTGCGTCCCCATTTTCAACCCTGTTAATCCAATTCACCCCTTTCAATGGCAATATTATCAAGCCATTACCTCTGGTGGTGGTAATTTGACTACTGTCTATTTTATTCCATTACCAGTGACTCAGCTATTATTTGCCAGATATATTTGACCTCAATATCGAGATTGTATTTGGGTTTCAATCCTCGCAGTATCTGGTCGCGGCAGTTGGAGCAGCCAACTACAACTACTTCAGCCCCGGAGTTTTTTATAGCTTCAGCCTTTTTGCGGCCATAGTAATTTCGCTCTTCTTTGTATGGCCCTGCCCAGGCACCGCCACCCGCTCCACAGCAGAATGAATTGGCTCTGGTTGGATGCATCTCGACAAAATTATCTGTGCATTGTTCAAGAATCCACCGCGGTTCATCATACTTACCCTGGCCAAAGAACTGCTCTGCTACCCGTCCGTGCTTGCAGGAATCATGCCAGGTATGGAGTTTAGTATTCTTGCTCTTGTCAACCTTTATCCTGCCTTGCTTCAGGTATTCGATGATAATATCGTAGATGTAAAGATAATCAATGCTTAAATTCGCATCCTTTCCTTTCCATTTCTCAAGACCTAACCGGCAGCCAAAAGAACCACCGCCGCAATCAGGCAGAATTAGCCGTTTGATATTGTGTTTTTTGACAAAGTCAATCTTTCTTCGGGCTAAGGTCATAGAAGCTTCCTCGTTGGCAGTAAAAAGCCCCCAATCCACTGCCTCCCAGTTATCTTTGGGAATAGTCCAGTCTGCACCAGAGGCATAAAATATCTTCCAGTACCATTTCATATCATCCGAAT contains these protein-coding regions:
- a CDS encoding glycosyltransferase family 39 protein, coding for MNSIPTIKKPHLIFIILSIISLIIYFFLILPFTNTPFITDELEHLLLGKGIIFNGVPYYHQGINFGPYPHTHPLLHAYIIALFLKLFYGADFSVRLIQIFCFLCNLLLIYLISKEVFKDNDKVFLIGGVAIFLFSINPAVIQGSLVMCTTLLTPLSTLFLLLFIKSGIKKYSYKNNILPGILFGVLLWVKFHALLLLPTIFLYHIINRDFKKAIVQPLIIFSLGSCLFLFTWGLYCKLFSYPFWTPFEHNFGPLLNKVSLPSNMLKDLLVSFAVLRNVVFWTSPFFILIIIFSLVEAIKRYFKNKELMLIDLLILYGSIIFIIFILTKIHGAGFILYHHPMLPAFSIVISVFVIQHLKFTQKEVMLSICLILLSTIYCLFVVGNPLLSPFALKSGVMANPIKLKIIVTKNLLSILSYLILFIGVISIIKIIKRDYNLLKVITLGTFLSLISANISLDLIQKKAIYSTRYCYGEKGFKEATSYLKKSIKPNELVLTQYDIAYASNIYLFIEIGKLPFWTGGNYKSLEETISNPQIKWIIVRKSFYDQIDYDPSPILKTRFKLEKNFGDFDIYRKI
- a CDS encoding glycosyltransferase family 9 protein is translated as MTKLENSGKVKKILVVRNDRIGDLILSLPAIASLRKGYPDAHIGVLIREYTQEILWNNPDIDEIIIDRNQDVFELARQIAEKRFDLAIVLYPNWRNGWLCWLSGIPWRIGTGYKPVGILFNQKAYIHRTKIVHHEMDYCLKLVEKAGVQSVREKIRLQIKKEDKEYAQSLLEKYQVGNTIPLIGIHPGSGGSALNWPEHLYGRLIDLLSEKYGVKVVLSGSKEEVERILPQTYSQPVNLAGQTTLGQLMAVYSFYHLFIGPSTGPMHIAAGLGKPVIALFPPIRTQSSAKWGPPGEGHTVLMPDEIKCQYKRCRLQKCPFYNCMAQITPERILMAVEKQLS
- a CDS encoding glycosyltransferase family 2 protein, producing the protein MGISVIIITYNEEENIKDCLESVKWADEIVVVDSKSSDKTVEICKEYTDKIIQRKWEGYGLQKQFALEKATSEWVLSIDADERVTAQLKDEILQSQLNKDGYYIPFKFYWLGRELRYGGCGHEKHIRLFKRQKAKFTQALVHEDLFIDGEIGYFKNYILHFSYKDIRDYFERFNQYSGIEALKKFNQGEKVIFTLQILLSCVDFISRYIFKLGFLDGTQGFLWAIFSSFHRLVKYAKLWEMTHSKIQNPK
- a CDS encoding NUDIX hydrolase produces the protein MRQKRYKNPIPTVDIIIELEDKGIILINRKNPPYGWAIPGGFVDYGESLEQTAVREAKEETSLDVQLIKQFHTYSNPERDPRHHTITTVYLARATGTPKADDDAKQIGVFTQETLPQNLAFDHKKILQDYFNNLF
- the amrB gene encoding AmmeMemoRadiSam system protein B — protein: MIRRPVVAGQFYPGNPERLEEEIKNYLIADAVQEEVIGLIAPHAGYIYSGSTAGAVYSRIKPAQTFIILCPNHTGYGKPFAIMTKGIWETALGSVPIDFQLADQLLSSSKHLQEDHLAHLYEHSIEVQLPFLQVLFKENAFQIVPICVSHSRDEDYKQLGLEIGKILKNLSKKVVIIASSDMTHYESHEDAQRKDKIAIDSILKLDEEILLENVHIFHITMCGYIPAVIMLVAAKELGAKEAELVKYTTSGETTGDYQQVVGYAGIIVK
- a CDS encoding transposase, whose amino-acid sequence is MPRVARIMIENIPYHVPQRGNRREDIFFGDEDRKKYLEWLKVYSERYGLKIWAYCLMTNHIHLVVVACHKDSLEKTMRSLHTRYAIHINRSRDWSGHLWQG
- a CDS encoding SagB/ThcOx family dehydrogenase; translated protein: MAIIFLPKPKTAGKMSIEEAIARRQSIRNFRQDPLTLEQLSQLLWSAQGITEQFRRAVPSAGATYPLEVFAVIGIVEGMNSGVHHYHPMKHSLELIKEGDFRRELASAALNQEFIACAPLDIVICAEYSRTTFRYGSRGEKYVYMEVGHAGQNLSLIAETLGLGTVVIGAFIDEEVTRCLSLPKKFAPLYIMPFGYPG
- the miaA gene encoding tRNA (adenosine(37)-N6)-dimethylallyltransferase MiaA; this translates as MYPLIIIAGPTAVGKTELAHLLAQKSGGEIISADSRQVYRYMDIGTAKPDKLLCQELPYHLIDIVYPDENWTVADFKEKAEETITKVHSHKRFPFLVGGTGLYIKAITTGLFPSPAPSATIRHNLQLQLTQFGTAYLYDKLCQVDKEKAEKLNPNDTRRIIRALEVFYQTGIPISQLQQHKTQKKDYNLIMICLNKERDKLYCQINERVDRMIKQGFVEEVQSLLKMGYNENLIAMEAVGYKQIISYLKGDYDLNETIEMIKQQTRNFAKRQLTWFRAEKRFTWFSPKDKDKIYEFILNSLKIN
- the queD gene encoding 6-carboxytetrahydropterin synthase QueD, which translates into the protein MYRVRVEAQFCAAHKIIGHQDKCSKLHGHNWNVEVIVSNDKLNKSGMIIDFDELKEWTKKVIEPLDHQNLNELKPFSNSSPTAEAIAQYLYLELQKLLSQVKLEEVKVWETPTCWASYSRQDFYGGE
- a CDS encoding DUF6485 family protein; protein product: MRECNVAQNKKGCTCTYDPCPRKGICCECIQYHWRMKQLPGCLFPPNVERTYDRSIEKFIQTYQR
- a CDS encoding (Fe-S)-binding protein — encoded protein: MESIQPKKVSEEIKEILQHADLNTCLTCGTCAGGCAVSGILGDLEGWDIRKVLRKLVYGMVDEVVDSKFPWVCTICGRCMYACPMKVDIVHIMELMKALRPRDKVPGVLHKGTEKALATGNNMGIPEAVYFQVLEMVEEELREEEGFADFKLPIDKDGADVAFYPNSKEISADSDDMKWYWKIFYASGADWTIPKDNWEAVDWGLFTANEEASMTLARRKIDFVKKHNIKRLILPDCGGGSFGCRLGLEKWKGKDANLSIDYLYIYDIIIEYLKQGRIKVDKSKNTKLHTWHDSCKHGRVAEQFFGQGKYDEPRWILEQCTDNFVEMHPTRANSFCCGAGGGAWAGPYKEERNYYGRKKAEAIKNSGAEVVVVGCSNCRDQILRGLKPKYNLDIEVKYIWQIIAESLVME